A genome region from Tolypothrix sp. PCC 7712 includes the following:
- a CDS encoding DUF6745 domain-containing protein — MSLIEKLTSEQEALIPVYRDKWRKIALSTERIDREKAAEAVKAAYLASGKNAPNIIFSESPYLALKSTIFDKLDYLKQELNNKVVSQLNNSSISNLKRLQRDLLEKPLEPLGRQTSFFSDLSYSIYPQVFQDIKIDEDLFDKLVYSKLNNNFSDILGFRLSFVLENYIRIYLNEQLQSEDWQQINLQLGSRLSSSLQASLYSYINNFFRLCFHPEEECKINSFRDFIITCVWVYEIFPELLIYQSLIKECGWIFAFDKAVIICDRPLHIRFDHQNRLHAEGEPAIEYADGFSLYFYHGVTLPEKYGKVHPQQWQAQWLLTENNAELRRVLIQGIGYARICQELQALELDTWAEYTLLKIDADVDEEPVYLLKMTCPSTGFIHALRVPPDMKSAHEAICWINWGIAPEEFAVQT, encoded by the coding sequence ATGTCGCTGATTGAAAAGTTAACGTCTGAGCAAGAAGCTTTAATTCCAGTTTATCGGGATAAGTGGCGAAAAATTGCGCTTTCCACTGAACGAATTGATCGTGAAAAAGCTGCAGAAGCAGTAAAAGCAGCCTACTTAGCAAGTGGTAAGAATGCTCCTAACATTATTTTTTCTGAAAGTCCTTATCTAGCTCTCAAATCTACTATCTTTGACAAGCTTGATTACTTGAAGCAGGAATTAAATAACAAAGTTGTTAGCCAATTAAATAATTCATCAATTAGTAACCTAAAAAGGCTGCAAAGGGATTTGCTAGAAAAGCCACTAGAGCCATTAGGAAGACAAACTTCGTTCTTCAGCGATCTGAGTTATTCAATATATCCTCAAGTTTTTCAGGATATCAAAATCGATGAAGACCTATTCGATAAACTGGTCTATAGTAAATTAAATAACAATTTCTCCGATATTTTAGGTTTTCGGCTAAGTTTTGTACTAGAAAATTACATCAGAATCTATCTGAATGAACAACTACAAAGTGAAGATTGGCAACAAATAAACCTGCAACTCGGAAGTCGGTTATCATCTTCTCTCCAAGCCAGTTTATACTCTTACATCAATAATTTCTTTAGGCTATGTTTTCACCCAGAAGAAGAGTGTAAAATTAACAGCTTCAGGGATTTTATTATTACTTGTGTATGGGTTTATGAAATTTTCCCAGAATTGTTAATATATCAATCTTTAATTAAAGAGTGCGGATGGATTTTTGCTTTTGATAAAGCTGTAATTATCTGCGATCGCCCGCTTCATATTCGTTTCGATCATCAAAATCGTCTCCATGCAGAAGGCGAACCAGCTATCGAGTACGCTGATGGATTTAGCCTCTACTTTTATCACGGTGTAACTTTACCTGAAAAATACGGAAAAGTTCACCCGCAGCAATGGCAAGCGCAATGGTTATTAACAGAAAATAATGCCGAGTTGCGGCGAGTGTTAATTCAAGGTATTGGTTATGCCCGAATTTGCCAAGAATTACAAGCTCTTGAATTAGATACATGGGCAGAATATACGCTTTTAAAGATTGATGCTGATGTTGATGAAGAGCCAGTTTATTTATTAAAAATGACTTGTCCTAGCACTGGGTTTATCCACGCCTTGCGAGTTCCACCAGATATGAAATCAGCACATGAGGCTATTTGCTGGATAAATTGGGGAATTGCTCCCGAAGAATTTGCAGTTCAAACCTGA
- a CDS encoding DUF6887 family protein, translating into MTQPNFADMTDAELRVYVLHNPNNTEAFYAYVDRLHAANPNPKLMSIEEAEAELEKRVNQGQR; encoded by the coding sequence ATGACGCAACCCAACTTTGCGGATATGACGGATGCCGAATTACGAGTTTACGTGTTGCATAATCCTAACAATACTGAAGCTTTTTATGCATACGTTGACCGCTTACACGCAGCGAACCCCAACCCAAAGCTAATGTCAATTGAAGAGGCTGAAGCTGAATTGGAAAAGAGAGTTAATCAAGGACAAAGATAG
- a CDS encoding RNA methyltransferase, with translation MGLAGVRIVLVEPAGPMNVGSIARVMKNFGLHQLVIVNPQCDRLSMEAMKMAVHAKEILESAVVVETLPAALQGCVRVIATTGRVSSWETPLENPRTALPWLLEEVEKPVALVFGREDRGLSNEELNYAQRFVTIPSNKNYQSLNLATAVAICCYEMAQFIEQPEAQPTLATQIAPWEMREAYYQELEALLLKIGYLYPHTAASRMEKFRQLYNRTHLQTTEVAMLRGILRQVEWALTNARDRENCDS, from the coding sequence ATGGGATTAGCTGGGGTGAGAATTGTGTTGGTAGAACCAGCTGGCCCCATGAATGTCGGTTCAATCGCCAGGGTAATGAAAAATTTTGGCTTGCATCAGCTGGTAATCGTCAATCCTCAATGCGATCGCCTGTCGATGGAAGCTATGAAAATGGCAGTTCATGCCAAAGAAATTTTAGAATCTGCTGTGGTGGTAGAGACTCTACCAGCCGCCTTACAAGGATGTGTGCGGGTAATAGCCACAACGGGAAGAGTTAGCAGTTGGGAAACCCCTTTAGAAAATCCCCGTACTGCACTTCCTTGGTTACTTGAAGAAGTAGAAAAACCAGTGGCGCTGGTTTTTGGTCGGGAAGATAGGGGATTAAGTAATGAAGAATTAAATTATGCTCAAAGGTTCGTCACAATTCCCAGTAATAAAAATTATCAATCCTTGAACTTGGCAACGGCGGTAGCTATTTGTTGTTATGAGATGGCTCAATTTATCGAGCAACCAGAAGCTCAACCCACATTAGCCACACAAATTGCTCCCTGGGAGATGAGGGAAGCATATTACCAAGAATTAGAAGCTTTATTGCTGAAAATTGGTTATCTTTACCCCCATACCGCAGCCAGCCGTATGGAAAAATTTCGCCAATTATATAATCGTACACACCTGCAAACTACAGAAGTAGCTATGTTGCGGGGGATTTTACGGCAGGTAGAATGGGCACTAACCAATGCTCGCGATCGCGAAAACTGCGATTCGTAG
- a CDS encoding ElyC/SanA/YdcF family protein — protein sequence MQKRNNRQQLKLPKIRLIKRQELWVLTVQGWIIAITLVAALLFFAITHIHPFLAVNTPIKSAKILVVEGWVPDYALQEAISEFKRGNYRQIITTGGTLEQGSYLSAYKSFADVAAITLKKLGVAPEKVIAVPAPYVIKDRSYASANEFSRWLANSEFSGESINLFSWDAHTRRSWLLFKKVLASHIQVGAIASTNRDYNPQQWWRYSQGVRTVLDEVIAYIYAQFFNWKA from the coding sequence ATGCAGAAGAGAAACAATCGCCAGCAGCTAAAACTACCCAAAATTCGATTAATTAAACGCCAAGAATTGTGGGTTTTGACGGTTCAGGGATGGATAATTGCGATCACGCTAGTTGCGGCTTTACTATTTTTCGCAATTACTCATATACATCCATTTCTAGCCGTCAATACTCCTATCAAATCAGCAAAAATCTTGGTAGTGGAAGGATGGGTACCAGATTATGCACTCCAAGAGGCGATTAGTGAATTTAAACGCGGGAATTATCGCCAAATTATCACCACAGGCGGAACATTAGAGCAAGGAAGTTATTTAAGCGCATATAAAAGCTTTGCAGACGTAGCCGCAATCACATTAAAAAAACTAGGTGTAGCACCAGAGAAAGTGATAGCTGTTCCAGCACCTTATGTAATTAAGGATCGTAGCTATGCATCTGCTAACGAATTTAGTCGCTGGTTAGCCAATTCAGAGTTTAGCGGAGAATCCATCAATCTATTCTCTTGGGATGCTCATACTCGTAGAAGCTGGCTGCTATTTAAAAAAGTATTAGCCTCTCATATTCAAGTAGGCGCGATCGCATCTACCAACAGAGACTACAATCCCCAGCAATGGTGGCGTTACAGCCAAGGTGTGCGAACAGTCTTAGATGAAGTGATCGCATATATTTATGCACAATTTTTTAATTGGAAGGCTTAA
- a CDS encoding CapA family protein translates to MVNQKLRHLFSVGFISCCFCLGIGIGIFIRFGQMQRSDAATTPTEPLQLPFVVPENQANPSDTITIKAVGDVIPGTNYPNYRLPRFRDELLPKSVRGYLQGADILFGNFESSLTNYPYSAKDVSQGQTFAFRSPPDYAQLFADVGFDVMNVANNHAMDFGPIGFRDTVKNLAAVGIDTLGHKNQILYLQANNIPVAMIGFTTYDLYNSVNDLEAAKALVLEAKNNANIVVVSMQVGAEGTGALRVKNETEYFYGENRGNSLKFARTMVDMGADLVIGHGPHVPRAIEIYKGKLIAYSLGNFLGYRTLSTAAETGYSMILEAKLNSKGDLLFSKIIPVHLDKQGIPRIDQRFRTVGLLRYLNKKDFPDNQVKINKRGEIVVMNTQ, encoded by the coding sequence ATGGTTAATCAGAAGCTGAGACATTTATTCTCAGTAGGTTTTATCAGTTGTTGTTTTTGCCTAGGTATTGGTATAGGAATTTTCATTCGTTTTGGGCAGATGCAGCGTTCAGATGCAGCTACAACACCTACAGAACCCCTGCAACTTCCCTTTGTTGTCCCTGAAAATCAGGCAAATCCTTCAGACACGATTACGATTAAAGCTGTTGGTGATGTAATTCCTGGTACGAATTATCCTAACTACAGACTACCTCGCTTTCGCGATGAACTCTTGCCAAAGTCTGTGAGAGGTTATCTACAGGGAGCTGATATTTTATTTGGTAATTTTGAAAGTAGCTTAACTAACTATCCCTACAGTGCTAAAGATGTCAGTCAAGGGCAAACTTTTGCTTTTCGTTCTCCACCTGATTATGCTCAATTATTTGCTGATGTTGGTTTTGATGTGATGAATGTAGCCAACAATCATGCAATGGATTTTGGCCCTATAGGATTTCGTGATACAGTCAAAAACCTTGCTGCTGTAGGTATTGACACATTAGGTCATAAAAATCAGATTCTCTACTTACAAGCTAATAATATTCCGGTCGCAATGATCGGATTTACTACTTATGACTTGTATAATTCTGTTAACGATTTAGAAGCTGCTAAAGCCTTAGTTTTAGAAGCTAAAAATAATGCCAATATTGTAGTTGTTTCGATGCAAGTAGGAGCTGAAGGTACAGGGGCGCTACGAGTTAAAAATGAGACAGAATATTTCTATGGAGAAAATAGAGGCAATTCGCTAAAGTTTGCCCGCACAATGGTTGATATGGGCGCAGACTTAGTTATTGGGCATGGGCCTCATGTACCCAGAGCCATCGAAATTTATAAAGGTAAATTAATTGCCTATTCTTTGGGTAACTTTTTAGGTTATCGGACTTTATCAACAGCAGCCGAGACTGGTTACTCAATGATATTAGAAGCTAAACTCAACTCTAAAGGAGATTTATTGTTTAGTAAAATTATCCCTGTTCATCTAGATAAGCAGGGAATTCCTCGAATAGATCAGAGGTTTAGAACTGTAGGATTGCTGCGTTATTTGAACAAAAAAGATTTTCCCGATAATCAAGTAAAGATTAATAAAAGGGGTGAAATAGTGGTGATGAATACCCAATAG
- a CDS encoding PAS domain-containing protein, which yields MSVSILRILNLPGWNYKMSHEGVSIFAPTKRDATHLAQSYGDALSETAYKINGKVRIRWRGCKQPIEFFGWMATKEPPTLPETAERILQYQGAVFCSQLQVPSELLYRMVAAAENERPVSIVRQDTRKQIIVNQPMAEMLQTPPEIATQRVMTQFWLPEDLAELEQKLYNDRRFTWTYSAGLNEKAWAILTTQFEAFEVEGIWYRQGTCLSTPQLVPIPPGVFEPA from the coding sequence ATGAGTGTGAGTATTCTTAGAATCCTCAACTTACCGGGGTGGAATTATAAAATGTCTCATGAAGGGGTTTCAATTTTTGCCCCTACCAAGCGCGATGCCACGCATTTAGCGCAAAGCTACGGAGACGCTCTGAGCGAAACTGCATACAAAATAAATGGGAAAGTGCGGATACGCTGGCGAGGCTGTAAACAACCAATTGAATTTTTTGGCTGGATGGCGACTAAAGAACCGCCAACATTGCCAGAAACTGCGGAACGGATATTGCAATATCAGGGTGCTGTGTTTTGCAGCCAGTTACAAGTTCCATCGGAGTTGTTGTACCGCATGGTTGCTGCAGCAGAAAACGAGCGCCCAGTGAGCATCGTTAGACAAGATACTCGCAAGCAGATTATTGTGAATCAGCCAATGGCTGAAATGTTACAAACGCCGCCAGAAATTGCTACTCAACGGGTAATGACCCAATTTTGGCTACCCGAGGATTTGGCGGAACTAGAGCAAAAATTATATAACGATCGCCGATTTACCTGGACATATTCTGCTGGGTTAAATGAAAAAGCTTGGGCAATTCTCACGACTCAGTTCGAGGCTTTTGAGGTGGAAGGCATTTGGTACAGACAAGGAACTTGTTTGTCAACGCCTCAACTCGTGCCCATTCCACCTGGAGTGTTTGAACCGGCTTAA
- the dprA gene encoding DNA-processing protein DprA: MGEERAYWLAWSQISGIGPVFLRRLQQHFGTLSIAWKATKAELSQVEGFGFQTLEKVVKQRSRLHPEQLLIKHQEENPHFWTPADVDYPRLLLETPSPPACLYYRGEVELQENLGNKPLVGIVGTRQPSDYGIRWTRQISTALAKNGFTVVSGMAEGIDTESHAATMKAGGRTIAVLGTGVDIIYPPKNRELYKQILTAGLVVSEYPAKTPPDRNHFPRRNRIIAGLSRAILVIEAPIKSGALITATYANDFGRDVYALPGRIDDYPSQGCLKLISQGASIILKELDELLKTLGAIPQIDVVQDSSAPQQLSLPDLAPELQQVINAIASDALPFDFIIQKTGMDAGSVSSALLQLELMGLVSQLPGMRYQKV; the protein is encoded by the coding sequence GTGGGAGAAGAACGCGCGTATTGGTTAGCTTGGTCGCAAATTTCTGGGATTGGCCCTGTATTTCTGCGGCGTTTGCAGCAGCATTTTGGTACGCTGTCTATAGCTTGGAAAGCAACAAAGGCGGAATTGTCGCAGGTAGAGGGTTTTGGTTTTCAGACTTTAGAAAAAGTAGTCAAACAGCGATCGCGTTTGCATCCAGAACAATTATTGATCAAGCACCAGGAAGAAAACCCCCATTTTTGGACACCAGCAGATGTAGATTATCCCCGCTTGCTATTAGAAACCCCCAGTCCACCTGCTTGTTTGTACTATCGCGGTGAAGTTGAACTACAAGAAAATTTGGGAAATAAACCTTTAGTGGGAATTGTTGGAACTCGTCAACCTTCAGATTATGGCATCCGTTGGACTCGCCAAATTAGCACAGCTTTAGCAAAAAACGGCTTTACAGTAGTTTCGGGAATGGCTGAGGGCATCGATACCGAAAGCCATGCCGCTACAATGAAAGCTGGTGGGAGAACGATCGCAGTTTTAGGTACAGGTGTTGATATTATTTATCCACCCAAAAACCGGGAACTCTACAAGCAGATTTTGACTGCGGGATTAGTCGTCAGTGAGTATCCCGCCAAAACCCCACCTGATCGCAATCACTTCCCACGTCGCAATCGGATTATTGCAGGTTTGAGTCGCGCCATTTTAGTTATCGAAGCACCAATCAAATCGGGTGCGTTAATTACAGCTACCTACGCTAATGATTTTGGTAGAGATGTATACGCTTTACCTGGGAGAATTGACGATTATCCATCTCAAGGTTGTTTAAAATTAATTAGTCAAGGCGCTTCCATAATTCTCAAAGAATTAGACGAACTATTAAAAACCCTGGGAGCAATACCACAAATCGACGTAGTACAAGATTCTTCAGCACCCCAGCAATTGAGTTTGCCAGATTTAGCACCAGAATTGCAACAGGTAATTAATGCGATCGCTTCTGATGCTTTACCATTTGATTTTATTATTCAAAAAACTGGTATGGATGCTGGTTCAGTTTCCAGCGCTTTATTACAGTTAGAATTGATGGGTTTAGTATCGCAACTCCCAGGAATGCGATATCAAAAAGTTTGA
- a CDS encoding serine hydrolase, protein MSESIDKQIPFSRREPRNRRQRPRKVQKVEQKKTKVPAQKRGGAKEAPLTRVTNSNSYTPMVVGGSRSKAGLVMPAAVKPIPRNKVATPQVQSNTVKLKTVRVNQHGVAKTVVRSRKTRLKPMARTLLYTLRLLIVGVGIGAIMGTVLSILDPASRMTPTSSSSSNTNAGQTQPTPNAATPSGLSLSQEIPSLKSAVQNLAAANPSLTPGVLLVDLDTGSYVDINSAASFPAASTIKVPILVAFFQDLDAGKIRLDEMLTMQQSMIAGGSGNMQYKPAGTQYSALEVATKMITISDNTATNMLIARLGGIEALNQRFRSWGLTTTAIRNQLPDLQGTNTTSPKELATLMAMVNQGNLVNMRSRDRLLDIMRQTERDNLLPSGLGTGATIAHKTGDIGTMLADAGLVDIPTGKRYIAAVMVQRPNNDARAEKLISGISRAAYQQFSQNGAIPNVTSSPIPTTGYQTPVMSPSVPNSGVNTVPVMPNNGVNNVPMMPNNGGNALPMNGYPAPVMAPYPNGMVNPMPNTGYPYPVMNPQYYPPR, encoded by the coding sequence GTGTCAGAATCGATTGACAAACAAATACCTTTCTCGCGGCGTGAACCCAGAAACCGCCGCCAACGTCCACGCAAAGTCCAAAAGGTGGAACAAAAGAAGACGAAAGTACCCGCGCAGAAACGTGGAGGCGCAAAAGAAGCGCCACTGACGCGTGTAACAAATAGTAACAGTTATACACCAATGGTGGTTGGCGGCTCTAGATCCAAGGCAGGATTAGTCATGCCAGCAGCAGTCAAACCCATACCTCGAAACAAGGTAGCGACTCCACAAGTACAATCCAACACTGTGAAGTTAAAAACAGTGCGGGTAAATCAGCATGGGGTGGCAAAAACTGTGGTGCGATCGCGCAAGACGCGTTTAAAGCCAATGGCTAGAACCCTGCTATATACCTTACGGTTGTTAATCGTAGGTGTTGGGATTGGTGCCATTATGGGTACGGTGTTATCTATATTAGATCCAGCTTCGCGGATGACTCCCACATCTTCATCCTCATCTAATACCAACGCCGGACAAACCCAGCCTACCCCCAATGCTGCAACACCCTCCGGCTTATCTTTATCACAAGAAATTCCCTCATTAAAATCTGCCGTGCAAAACCTGGCGGCTGCAAACCCTAGTCTGACACCAGGGGTTTTATTAGTTGATTTAGATACAGGTTCTTATGTAGATATTAATAGTGCCGCCAGTTTTCCCGCCGCTAGTACAATTAAAGTTCCTATCTTAGTAGCCTTTTTCCAAGATTTAGATGCAGGAAAAATCCGGTTAGATGAAATGCTGACCATGCAGCAAAGTATGATTGCTGGTGGTTCCGGAAATATGCAATACAAGCCTGCGGGAACCCAGTATTCAGCTTTAGAAGTCGCCACAAAAATGATTACGATCAGCGACAATACAGCTACAAATATGCTGATTGCGCGCTTGGGAGGAATAGAAGCACTTAACCAAAGATTCCGCAGTTGGGGTTTGACAACCACAGCCATTCGTAATCAACTCCCCGATTTACAAGGAACAAATACCACCAGTCCCAAGGAATTAGCCACATTGATGGCGATGGTAAATCAGGGGAACTTGGTGAATATGCGATCGCGCGATCGCTTACTCGATATCATGCGCCAAACTGAAAGAGACAATTTGCTCCCATCCGGTTTAGGCACAGGCGCGACTATTGCCCATAAAACAGGCGATATTGGTACAATGCTGGCAGATGCAGGTTTAGTTGATATCCCCACAGGTAAGCGCTACATAGCCGCAGTCATGGTACAGCGTCCCAACAACGATGCGCGCGCCGAAAAACTGATTAGCGGTATTTCGCGTGCAGCTTACCAACAATTTAGCCAAAATGGTGCCATCCCCAATGTGACAAGTAGTCCTATACCAACCACTGGTTATCAGACTCCAGTCATGTCACCCTCTGTACCCAACAGTGGTGTTAATACTGTACCAGTAATGCCCAATAATGGGGTTAACAATGTACCCATGATGCCCAACAATGGGGGTAATGCATTACCAATGAATGGTTATCCTGCCCCAGTGATGGCTCCTTACCCAAATGGTATGGTAAATCCTATGCCGAATACTGGTTATCCATATCCAGTCATGAATCCCCAATATTACCCACCAAGGTAA
- a CDS encoding RNA recognition motif domain-containing protein encodes MSIYVGNLSYSVTQDDLSKVFSEYGTVKRVQLPTDRETGRLRGFGFVEMESSAAEDAAIEALDGAEWMGRVMKVNKAKPREDRGARSGGGNWERNASGYSRGY; translated from the coding sequence ATGTCTATTTACGTAGGGAACCTATCCTACAGCGTCACACAAGATGACCTCAGCAAGGTATTTTCTGAGTACGGTACTGTAAAGCGAGTTCAATTACCCACAGATCGGGAAACTGGTCGCTTACGTGGCTTTGGTTTCGTGGAAATGGAATCATCAGCCGCAGAAGATGCAGCTATCGAAGCTCTAGATGGTGCCGAATGGATGGGGCGTGTAATGAAAGTTAATAAAGCTAAACCACGGGAGGACAGAGGTGCTCGCTCTGGTGGTGGCAATTGGGAAAGAAATGCTAGTGGATACTCACGAGGTTATTAA
- the psb28 gene encoding photosystem II reaction center protein Psb28: MESTTPSIQFFSGLFEELSNVSLRREVRTGKRIVVMFFEKLQALEGFNSFTKPSLNSLRLTDEEGEINVTPSSTRFIFGGDEGDELQRVECKFEIEQDDHWERFMRFMHRYAEANGMEYGER, encoded by the coding sequence ATGGAATCAACAACACCTTCTATCCAATTTTTTTCAGGACTTTTTGAAGAACTGAGTAATGTCAGCTTGCGGCGTGAAGTTCGCACTGGTAAACGTATAGTAGTAATGTTTTTTGAAAAACTCCAAGCTTTGGAAGGGTTTAATAGCTTTACTAAACCATCTTTAAATTCATTACGTTTAACTGATGAAGAAGGCGAAATTAATGTGACTCCTTCTTCTACTCGCTTCATTTTTGGTGGTGATGAAGGTGATGAATTACAGCGAGTTGAATGTAAATTTGAAATTGAGCAAGATGATCATTGGGAAAGATTTATGCGTTTTATGCACCGCTACGCTGAAGCAAATGGCATGGAATATGGCGAACGGTAA
- a CDS encoding S-adenosyl-l-methionine hydroxide adenosyltransferase family protein, producing the protein MDKSQILDGKASVVTLLSDFGDRDVYVAVMKGVIAQINPQLRVIDLNHQITPQNLAAARFCLMDAYPYFPEGTVHIAVVDPGVGSKRRAIAVEFAQGFLVGPDNGIFSGILSQQQAIAAVELTNRNYWRSTEISHTFHGRDIFAPVGANLASGVPIQELGREIDPASLVQLEITECQQRGNVITGCIQYIDHFGNLVSNIPGSYVQGKTWRVQVGSLTIPGCETYSDVKVREAIALVGSHGWVEIAINSGNAQSQLQINWQDSLEVIRLG; encoded by the coding sequence ATGGATAAATCTCAAATCCTTGATGGCAAAGCCAGCGTAGTGACGCTGTTAAGCGATTTTGGCGATCGCGATGTTTATGTAGCTGTAATGAAGGGCGTAATTGCTCAAATCAACCCTCAGCTAAGGGTTATCGACTTAAATCACCAAATTACACCGCAAAATCTAGCAGCAGCTAGGTTTTGCTTAATGGATGCTTATCCTTACTTCCCAGAGGGGACGGTGCATATAGCTGTGGTAGATCCGGGAGTGGGTAGCAAACGCAGGGCGATCGCAGTAGAGTTTGCCCAAGGATTTTTAGTAGGGCCGGATAATGGCATTTTCAGTGGCATACTCAGTCAACAACAGGCGATCGCAGCAGTTGAGTTAACAAATCGTAATTATTGGCGGAGCACCGAAATTAGCCACACTTTTCACGGTAGAGATATTTTCGCACCAGTTGGAGCTAATTTAGCAAGCGGTGTACCAATCCAAGAACTGGGGCGAGAAATTGATCCCGCTAGTTTGGTACAGCTAGAGATCACAGAATGCCAACAGAGAGGAAATGTTATCACAGGTTGTATTCAATATATTGACCATTTTGGTAACCTAGTGAGCAACATTCCGGGGAGTTATGTGCAGGGTAAAACCTGGCGCGTACAAGTGGGAAGCTTGACAATACCGGGGTGTGAAACTTACAGCGATGTCAAAGTTAGAGAAGCCATTGCATTAGTAGGAAGTCATGGCTGGGTAGAAATTGCCATCAATAGTGGTAATGCACAGTCACAATTGCAGATTAACTGGCAAGATAGTTTAGAGGTAATACGGCTCGGTTAA
- a CDS encoding PEP-CTERM sorting domain-containing protein, translating to MEVPNHAFQEVPEPLTIGGSLLALGFGLWMKRQPLRGIQNSKFKIKQI from the coding sequence TTGGAAGTCCCTAACCATGCTTTTCAAGAGGTTCCCGAACCATTGACTATTGGTGGCTCATTGCTTGCTCTCGGTTTTGGTTTGTGGATGAAACGTCAACCCCTGCGGGGAATCCAAAATTCAAAATTCAAAATTAAGCAAATTTGA
- a CDS encoding DUF2301 domain-containing membrane protein: protein MTTQTLSAPEVYQGQFGEFTITQSDRTGVIIYRAGLMVAALSLAIASALVVFNNQPATLAALTPLYACFTLALGVSLFTIHIYMLALHRLLQAFWAIGSIAAVGLAFYSSEPLAVTVYNHPLTLFGVGFTFVALTGIYFKEAFCFNRLETKILTFTVPILLLGHLVGILPIPAEQVLLGIWAILFLVFALRKTVQAIPADIGDKSVFTYLKQQRSNKG, encoded by the coding sequence ATGACTACACAAACATTATCAGCACCAGAAGTTTATCAAGGTCAGTTTGGGGAATTTACAATTACTCAAAGCGATCGCACTGGGGTAATTATCTATCGCGCTGGGTTAATGGTAGCTGCACTTAGCTTGGCGATCGCTAGCGCTTTAGTGGTGTTCAACAATCAACCAGCAACTTTAGCAGCGCTAACTCCGCTATATGCTTGTTTTACACTGGCTCTTGGTGTAAGTTTATTCACCATCCATATTTATATGCTGGCATTGCACCGACTGTTACAGGCTTTTTGGGCAATTGGTAGCATTGCAGCAGTGGGATTGGCGTTTTATAGCAGCGAACCTTTAGCTGTTACCGTTTACAATCATCCTCTTACCTTATTCGGTGTTGGATTTACCTTTGTAGCGCTGACAGGTATTTATTTCAAAGAAGCTTTTTGCTTTAATCGCTTGGAAACTAAGATATTAACTTTTACAGTACCAATATTGTTGTTAGGGCATTTGGTAGGAATTTTACCAATTCCAGCAGAACAGGTTTTACTAGGAATTTGGGCAATTTTGTTTTTAGTCTTTGCATTGCGAAAAACAGTGCAAGCAATTCCTGCGGATATTGGCGATAAGTCTGTGTTTACTTATTTGAAACAGCAGCGTTCAAATAAGGGTTAA
- a CDS encoding GAF domain-containing protein translates to MSKLVLPASIQSVLDKYSEPDEIFTAILPIIGEVLQCDRCFLYLRNPQTKFAKVAYCWRRNSEIPDITDSEWRLDPESLPQEDPLFAAALQNQPSVYVEDIETESPEVVNKEFERQNFGHRALIHAHLCQNQQLWGILQPCVFGQKRIWSKSDRAFVTQLESLLTPLAVSYVKAVTNYPT, encoded by the coding sequence ATGAGTAAGCTAGTTTTGCCAGCATCCATACAAAGTGTTTTAGACAAATACAGCGAGCCGGATGAGATTTTTACTGCAATACTGCCTATCATTGGAGAAGTTTTGCAGTGCGATCGCTGTTTTCTCTATCTGAGAAATCCTCAAACTAAGTTTGCTAAAGTCGCCTATTGCTGGCGGCGAAATTCAGAAATACCCGATATTACTGACTCTGAGTGGAGATTAGATCCAGAGTCGTTACCCCAAGAAGATCCTTTATTTGCGGCTGCATTACAGAATCAGCCTTCTGTTTATGTTGAAGATATAGAGACTGAAAGTCCAGAAGTAGTAAATAAAGAATTTGAGCGTCAGAATTTTGGACATAGAGCGCTGATTCATGCTCATTTGTGCCAAAATCAGCAATTATGGGGAATTTTGCAGCCTTGTGTGTTTGGTCAAAAGCGGATTTGGTCAAAGAGCGATCGCGCTTTTGTCACGCAACTAGAAAGCCTACTTACACCTTTGGCAGTTAGCTATGTCAAAGCTGTCACTAATTATCCAACTTGA